The Castanea sativa cultivar Marrone di Chiusa Pesio chromosome 4, ASM4071231v1 sequence CAACAGGTTCAGGCTAAAGTAGACCATCTGAATCCATggaaggaagagaagaagataGAGTAACCTGACATCCCAATTTCTGTCTCAAACAGGAGATATGAAACACATGGTGAATAGGACAACCCACTGGCAAAGCCACCTTATAAGCCACCTCACCAATGCGTTGAACAATCTGGAATGGACCAAAGAACCTCAGAGAGAACTTGGTATACCCTTTCACTCTCAAAGAAGATTGTCTATAAGGTTGGAGCTTAATGTAAACCCAATCACCAACACTAAAGGACTTATTAGATCGGTGTTGGTCAACCAAAAGCTTCATCTTGGCCTGGGTTGAagtcaaattttgttttgaaagagGAAGAAGCTCCTGCCTAGCACATAAGAAGTTATCCATAGCCTTAACCTTAGTCACACCAGAAACATAATCTAAAAGTATAGGAGGGGGGTAACCATACAATGCCTCAAAGGGGGTCATTTTGGTAGAAGTATGGTAATTAGAATTGAACCAATATTCTGCCAAATGCAACCAATCGGTCCACACATGAGGTCTGTCACACACAAATGCCCTTAAGTACTATTCCAAGCTTCTATTAAGAACCTCAGTCTAACCATCAAACCGTGGATGATAAGCTGAGGTCCTTGCCAATTTTGTGCCTTGCAACCGAAACAACTCCTTCCAAAAAGCAGCAGTAAATACAGCCCCTTTATTGCTGACAATTGACTTGGGCATGCCATGGAGTTTGAAGACACCCTGCATGAACACAACAACCACTTTTGCACCAGTAAAAGGAtgatgaagagagaaaaagtgcaCAAACTTGGGAAGTCTGTCAACCACTACCAAGATAACATCTTGACCATGAGATTTAGGCAACCCTTCAATGAAATCCAAGCTAATATCCATCCAAGGCCTATCAGGAACGGGAAGAGACTGCAACAGACCAGTTGGTTTAGACGTATCATTGTTGGTTTTGGCAAACC is a genomic window containing:
- the LOC142631466 gene encoding uncharacterized protein LOC142631466 — encoded protein: MTPFEALYGYPPPILLDYVSGVTKVKAMDNFLCARQELLPLSKQNLTSTQAKMKLLVDQHRSNKSFSVGDWVYIKLQPYRQSSLRVKGYTKFSLRFFGPFQIVQRIGEVAYKVALPVGCPIHHVFHISCLRQKLGCQVTLSSSLPSMDSDGLL